The following nucleotide sequence is from Acyrthosiphon pisum isolate AL4f chromosome A2, pea_aphid_22Mar2018_4r6ur, whole genome shotgun sequence.
TTTCTATACttctgaattatttaaaaactaaattacccATGACCGCTGAACTGAATACATATTCAGTTTAGCTCCCatgattgattaaaaattaaaagtgttaACATACTTATATAGCAGATATTAATGAAGGTTAAAATTCAACTGTCAATTCCAAGAACCCTTAAGTTaggaaaaatagatttttacaataaattgtagtGTGTTACATTACATATACACCATATTAAATTTACCTAGATGCTTCTATGCCAAGTGCATTCCATACTTGAAATGTATTATTGCTGGTACATCGTTTTCCTATTACTCCGGGCGTAGCCATTACCTCTCGTAAATTATCACCTTCAACAAGTAATTTGTAACGTATTTCACCATTATCATCTTCTTCATGAATTACAGCACGTGATACTGCACTTATAccctttattataaaattacaattaattataacactaagcataaaaataattttaaaataatagatacctTAATAACCACTTTTTGTAAGTTctgtgaatatatatttatccaaTTGTTTAATGATTGGGTGCCTTTTGATGGCAAAGATATACTAACACACGATTCATTATCAATGTTCACTTGATTTGCTTTAATTCCGATTCGTGGAGTTGAAAGTATactacaaaatttaattaaaaacagacatacagttattaataatttatacatttttaataacttataagctatCTCTTACCTATCTCTTATTGTCTCAATTGTTACttctaattgtaataatttaatacggtTCATATCTATGTGTATCAATAGATAGCATTCAGCACTATCAAGTACTACATCGATAAAACTACAAACCTAAAATAGttacaaaattgaataacaataaactaatatttaataacatattaactaatattttattttacttcagtAAGTGTTGTTTGTTCAATACGAGCTTTGACAATCCTTGCAAATTCTTTGTCTTTGTCATTTTCTAAGTATGCTGTGATAATAggagtacttatatttttacttgagttaattatttctttgattctgaaaaaatattatataatttatcaattaaaatgtatacaatattataaccattaaacatttttgaaataattcaaataaaaaaataaacagaccaggaaatacaaaattattcaaaatagtaAGCGGATAGTAAGAACTAAATGGATAATTATTAGATACATGCAAGCACTCctcaattcaaaataaaaaattatttttttttataaccttgGAACACCTTGAGTAATATTCATTGAAGCAACACCAGCAAAGTGAAAGGTTTTTAATGTCATTTGTGTACCAGGTTCACCGATACTTTGAGCTGCTATAGCACCAACAGGAGTTCctataaaaattggttttgagaACTGTTCATAAGTGAATttcaagtattattaattattatgattgtaccTGGTTCAATAACAGCAGCCATATACTTGGTAAGGCAAGTCACATAAAATTTTATAAGCTGTGTAGAAGTAATTCGTTGTATTTTTGAAACCTctaaattcaaccatttttttcttaattccGCCATATTATTTgctaaattttttccaaaatttctattgaaaacataaattaaataagagATACATAtgtttaatcattatattatgtttctaataTTACCTCAATTCTTCTGTGAAGatagtatttacattttgaaaattctcaGATAATAACACATCTtcagtaattttcaatatttcttcAGAATCTAATGTACATTCATCAGTGCATGGATAATTAGCAGTTACATTGAAATATACACGTTTGAAATCAACTGGGACACCATcacctaaaaattaattattgtttataaaattaaatcaattattttatagttaatcagtggattatacaaatattaaaatattcttatttagaTCAATTAATTTTGGATATCTTATTTTGATTATTCAATATGTTGTATtcagttttatgttttttttttactgactaATTTGATCACTTAGatgttataatagtttattctaAAGGACAAAAGTACTAATTATTAGGATAAAAACCAAAGTTGGTTGcgtaaaataaatcaaactcTAGTCTTATtgtaagcaaataaaaaaaaagaacctaATTAATCAAAGTGGAATTCATGATCATTGAAGAAAATTagcctaataaaaaaaaaaacaataaattaatgattagcGATCACACATTTAATAATctgatattaaataacagagaaaaagataatatataaaatataaggttCAGTTACTATGAATTAAGTAGAAAAAAGAAAGATAGAAGTCTTTTTAACGTGGTTCTACTGTAATTAACTTTGAGTTAATGGATTTAGATAGCCGCTAATGAAAAAGTATTAACAGgatcaaagaaaaatatacaattcgacattatactataatattataagaatataatattatctataataacatGAAAGTGCACATTGAAAGAAATGAAgaactataaaatcattttacctTCTGTGTAAGTAGGATCCAAGCTGTCACCTCCAAATTCAAATTGTATGACATCTCCAAAAGCATTACGTACAGTGTTGTCATAATGGACACACAGATCTTCTAAAgactaataattaacaatatttataatgtgtaataattaactatttaaaattgtaaacattagAAGTATAAAATAGACCAATTATACCTTGACAAGCCGACGTTGCATGTATCCGGTTTCAGCTGTTTTTACAGCAGTATCCACAAGACCTTCACGACCACCCATTGTGTGAAAGAAAAATTCTGTTGGAGTTAGACCCGAATAAAAACTGTTCTCGACAAAGCCTTTAGCTTCTGGAGTTtttgctaaaaataattataaaaatatttttttatggtcaATACAATTCAAGGTAAAATTAGAAGAATCACACTTacaaaatcgtttaaaatgtgGTAATGATCTAGACTCAAATCCATCTGGAACACGATGTCCACTCAAGGCTTGTTGGCCCACACATGCAATCATctgtgatatattaatattggatcctaaattacattaaatagaAAAGAgtaatttcattttcaattttaatataataaatacaacatcTTTTCCTACCTTTAGAACCCGAGAGTGCCATGACTAATGGACCATTGGTAAAATGAAGCTCTAATAAACAAGCTTTACCAACAGAATCTCGAATGCCAGACAGTTGCTTTAAAATATTTGCCTCTAAAGTTTCGTCCATATTACAACCGGGTTGACATTTCAATTCTTTTGAATTTCTCAAACGAATATTTTCCTCACATAGCGCATTTCTAtttgatgaaatattaatataatgatttagaaaaataaaacattatttaacagaaaaacaaataatttagcaTATAATTCCTAACCCATTTATAACCAATTCATTTTTAGATTGCAGCAAATCATCACTAGGTGTAACATCACCAATGCCAATTGAAAATCCTCGTAACATTAAAAAGTATGATGTAAGACGTGTTAAACGCCACATCACTTTGCAGCAGACATCAGAACCCCAGTCTGCCaacaacacataaaatatgtttgatttaCTACCTGAACCCAATGTTGCCTTGTCCATAGTACCAGCCAATAACTCAGAATTCTTTATGTaaacatctataaaaaaaaaattaatatttaaaattaaaaaataataaaaatagtacttattttCAATTATGTTAATCGTTTAACTTGCATGaatctttaaaacaaaattcttcATCACGAGTATATGATTTTCCTTTACATCGCAAATTAGCCTTCACCAGACATTTTTTACTTGGTCTCatgattatacttaatatttgctTTCCAGTCCAAAGTTTATGAGGCTATACAAtacacattttgtaaatattgaattttttttttttaaattatgattgataAGTAATTGTAATAAACCTTTAGAATAGCAGGACGCGGAAgtgttaaatcaatattaatatcatcCCCAGACATTAACCAACCAATTAGTCTACTAGAATCTCTCTGGTTAAGAAATGTATTCTTATGTGTTAATAAATATGCTCCGGTAATAAAGTCTTGGGTAGCAGCAATGAGAATGTCTCCATTTCTTGGTGTGACAAGATTTGATTtgttctataataaaattaaagttaattaattttcattttaaaaataacaccaataagatataataaagataagaccaataaaactaatatatttatataatacttacaatCATTAACAAAGCAGCTTCAGCTCTAGCTTCTTCAGTTTGTGGCAAATGTAAATTCATTTCATCACCATCAAAATCAGCATTATAAGGAGTACATACACATTcgttaaatctaaaaatgtatatttacagtTCAGTATAAAAAACAAGCAAATAGCTTAAACAAACCTTAATGTATTATGTTCTAAAACCTTTGCACGGTGACACATAATACTTAATCTATGAAGACTAGGCTGTCGgttgaataatacaatatcgcCATCAGATAAATGTCTTTCAACAATATCTCCAATCtacatgaaatattaattaatttatagtttatcgtacataataaaataaagtgtatGTCAGTAAAAATAGCCAGTTAatgttatttacttaatttaaatgtaggaAAATTAAGTTAAGGATTAATTTAAAGTAGTTCAGTTtttgcattatattaattattatatatatataattaataacaatagtacTGTTTTTTATATTGGCACTTGGCTAGTTAgctactattaaaattatatttaataaatacatattatttattttatttttaatttgctaaaataaaaatataggaacTTTATAAAAAACACTGACTTTTAAATCTTTTGCTATGGCCGGTCTATTTCCAAAtcttaagtattttttcaaCTTGGAACCTTGAAGTTCAACAAAATTAGCACCAGGATGAATTTCAGGACCGTTCATCACCAGCTTACGCATTAATTCAATGTTAGCTGGACATACTTTTTGAGGATATGTTAAAATTTTGGCCATTCGAACTGGAACACCAACCTAAAAGACCAATAAGGAAATagaatttataatgtaaaatagttcttgttatttttaatttttacttcttCTATTCGAAGATTTGGATCTGGTGAAATGACAGAACGTGCTGTAAAATCTACTCTTTTACCAGATAAATTACCACGAAACCGTCCATGTTTTCCTTTCAAACGCTGAACACAACCTCTAGCAATTTTTTTTggctaaacataaaatattacaataggtattgtataaaaataattttactaagatattttatgttatttaatacttaCCATCATTGTACGTGAAACACCAGATAAAtcactattaatatataaggCACAATGTAACTGCAAGTATTCCCAGTCCTCGTGCAATAACTGGGGTTTTGCTCCAGACTGTTTATGTTTTACAATcacatcatttataaataaaacttctGATAATTTCAATGTTAAGTCATCTTCATTTCTAAACAttaaattgcattaatattaGTACCAATTGACAATTTTGAGCAAAACATTATGTTaaacaatttcattataataatactacactTACGTTCCGGATCGTATATCAGAAACAGCTGATGGACGAATACAATTTGGAGGTACTAACATTCTTGTCATTAACAACCATCCAGGATTTGATACCTCAGGATTCATACCCAACAATATAATGTCTTCATAAGGTATAGATAGCAACAGACGCAATACTTCTTGAGGATTAAGGTTCTCATTAAATAGATAATTTCTCATGGATTCAACttctttgttatattttaccacATCGTTCAAAGcacctaattaattaaatttgcaaAGTTTTCTTtaggaaataattattattatttaattattgcatctattctgtattttttttttgtctaattttttttacatgtttacccaatttaaatatttaacaaaaagggTGTTTGCCcgttgatttataaataaataaatcaataaaattataatttatagctattggcatattgtattgataataaataataatgcttacATAATTTACTTTCAGCTTCCGTGCCAGGTTTTTTATACCTGTAACGatcatatgatatttttaatataccattttttttcacttgtCCCACAATGTCACTACAAAACGGACATATCTGCACCTTTTTTGCCTTGGCGTGGACttctttaaaaacttttttgcgCATTGTGTATGTTAAATTCTTGTTTCTCAactttgtataaaaaaacattcgATCTTCTTCGTTTAATAACACTTTAGCACAAAAAGGATTCTGAAATGAATGTATGCAATAGTTGGTAGAATTGTATAAAAAAGGAAAATCTTATGAAGTAATTAGGATATTGATGGATTGGCTTACTTTACAAATTGtctgtaatattgttataactgaACTGAAGAATCCAACATGGAAAACTGGTAATTGCAGGTCTATGAAGCCCAAATGTCCTGGACAGTCATTCAATCCCTTGTTACAAGTCATACATGTGGCGTCCTTTTGGTTAACTCCCTATGcacagaaaatattaaatacaaaatattattatttattagagatCATAGGGCCAATagggaaataataaataaataaatcatggctaaataatttattactaactCACCAACTTGTGATCAAGCACTCCATACGGATGCGGTGTACGTGAcgcattgttattgtttatggCATATAGATTTCTTGTATTTATGCACAAATGCGACTTCCTCTGGATATCTTGAGGATTGTCGACGGTAAAACTGATCTTCGATCTAAAACACGGAATCTATTTTAAAAGATATCACTAGTAGGTAGTTTAGTAGTCTTGTGgggaatacttttattttgtattctaatAAACGAGGAtcaaagtattccgaatacatattcaaatacatttaaaaaatatattctgaatagatattcgaatactataaatatatattttttttccatactaGTAATAGTCAGCTTTAGAATGGTTGGAATCAACGTGGGTCAATCATATTTCATTCAAAGTGAAAAACTATTGTTCATAACTTTTAATGTGcccattttttaatagaaaaattcgattagaaaaaaattaatttttgagttcaaaaaaagtatttaataggtacttaaatacaaaaatacaaaaaaaattattcagaatCAGTAGCGTATATAGAAATGAATTTGGGGAGGGGGGGGTTGAACCCTATACCTCCCCTACATACGCCACCGTATCAGAATACGTATtccaataattttttcaaaaagtatttaaaatgatacctatttgaatactttcatttgattacatttatttgaatactttacaagaaAGTATTTTAGACATACTAGTAAACCAACACCCGAAGTTTTAAATTACTCACATAATACGCGACCCATCCGTGTCCCTGTATTGTTCCTTAACCATGTTCGTTACCGCTAAAGATTTTCTATTTCAAATGTTCCACCGGATCGaatgatttttgaatatttgatttacCTCTGTAGCCAAATCCGtagatattaatatgtatttatggtGTCAAATCATAATCCAACGTCCCAAACTCGCAATTCAGTGTTACGACTTACGACGTGTGCTCgagtcaaaatataaaaaatgtaatttgacatGTGTGAGGCGGTATTACACATTAAGAGACCACGATTTAAATCTTAAGATAGTAGTTGTCCCAACGAGCAatcaaataaatgttatcacttatcacataGCAAACGATAAGAATTTAAGAGTCACGTGATCCGGTGATtgtattgtgtaaaattaaaaatatcgcaGAATATATGAGTGGTTTTCCGGATAAACCGTGGTCCGTGAAAAATAGAGCGAAAGGGTTTTCAAAATCtgaatatttgaaataacaaaTTCAGCGGAAAATGTTCGCGTTCGACCAGCAGGTGACTGAGAaaacgaaaatttccaaatttagAAAATCTCGCTTACGAGATATATTCGTTTGTGGACATTTGATAGATAATATGAGGCCCTGTCGGAAAATTCCAGCGTGGGCCTGTCGTCTatacaaaaattgttataatgcgaagtaaccaaaaaaataataattacatccTTATTCCAGACTCAATTACTTACCAATAGGGCTCAGATTAGTAAGATTTcgatgcatttgcatatttgttttgGAATTATTGACACGATgcttttcaaaatacaaatgtttttcattttttcaaggACAAGTACACACTATACACacttttttggtttttgatgtctATGTGCATTGTGCATCTTAAAACGTTTTTaggacattatttattttatttggaaatttataaCCCATTCCcagtaatatttcaaaaaaaatataaacacaaattatgcTAAAACAACATGAGGTAatctggtttttaaataaaacgattCACAAATTTATCTTGATTTATGAAGAAATCCCGAGAGTTCTTTAGTTTTTAGGaaaattcgtttttatataacttaggtcttagaaaaatattgaagtagtatactagtatgtcatgaaaaaataaataaatggaccCCAGTTCTGCCTACTGCAAAtctctaaatataaatttataacctaGGTTGGTATaggttattttaatatctaaattaaaatacattattttctaaACTATTTTTGTAGTGCTTTCTAACAGTGCCGTTAGTCATCAAAGTAGATATCTTTGTAACCTTATGTTGTTAACAAtgtttagtaattagtatttgcATAACACTCATCTATACTGTGTTCTGAATAAGAGAGCTAGTTTTCCACCCGCAACTTTGTTATAGTTGTAATCATAGTTTGTCATAAGCCCAAACTGCGTGTGACGAACCTGTTTTGGTCCACTGTCGTAGACATTTCTTATTCCGAACagaataggtatatacttaagtgaaaatataccataatagttttaataataactacgattccagtgtataattttttttagtgtaaaatacacataatgttagataaaactataaaagaacAATACTATcaaatatgtagtataaaacGTTAGTaacttttagatatattattcatttcagTACACTGTGCACAACATGAACAccaataataatactagtatattacaataattcatttttcatacTGTGTAAAAGAACATTCTGAAACACTTCTCTATACGAACTCAACcaactattgttattttttcaaaattagctGACACAAATCTATTCAATTGAACACATTGTTTGAGAATTATATCATCGATTGTCTTGTACACAATTGAAAATCATGAAGTTTATTCAGAAGAAATCAAGAgttattattgcaataagtaataacattcaACAGTTAAACTTCATGTTTACAGAAATTATAATCAACAATAGAATTATTCCTCAAGTTTTTCAACAAACAACATAATTTCCTAAGAGTCAAGAGagaggttattatttttaaatgcataaatttaagaacaaataatagctttttcttattttaatcgctgatatttttaatttttttaatttttttgtttgacacGACTAATGATTTTCTTTTAACAGGTGTTTTTCCAGTAGGTGTCTTCGGGCTAAAATTGTCATCCAAGTGGttatttttaacactgaaatgtagaaaatatatatattaattaaggtgaacacaatataaatattgtatttataaaattactttatcttggaagtattcattttttgaatAGCTTGCCGAAGTTTATTCCAGTTCTTACGACCCACTTGATTGAATCTGCTGGTAGAACTTTCTAAAAGCTGTGTGAGTTGATCCCAATCGCAACAATGATGTGAGAATTTGTTACCACTAATTATGCACAAAATATTCAACAATTCATTTATGTACCGCTGGCGTCCTGACACATCTGGCTGACTGTCATCCAATGAAGTGAAGAACTAAAAATTgggattgtttttaaaaaatatatatttaatcatattattaatgaatcatACTTTTATAACATATTCAGACAAATTCTTTTCTATCTCATCAAGCTGAGAATCATCCTTTAATTGTTCCAAGAGTCTTGTGTTTCGATAAAATGATACTAACATACATACAGCTTGTGATCGTCTAAACCATCTAACCGAGTCATTAAAGGCGTACGGCAGAata
It contains:
- the LOC100159938 gene encoding DNA-directed RNA polymerase III subunit RPC1; the protein is MVKEQYRDTDGSRIISKISFTVDNPQDIQRKSHLCINTRNLYAINNNNASRTPHPYGVLDHKLGVNQKDATCMTCNKGLNDCPGHLGFIDLQLPVFHVGFFSSVITILQTICKNPFCAKVLLNEEDRMFFYTKLRNKNLTYTMRKKVFKEVHAKAKKVQICPFCSDIVGQVKKNGILKISYDRYRYKKPGTEAESKLCALNDVVKYNKEVESMRNYLFNENLNPQEVLRLLLSIPYEDIILLGMNPEVSNPGWLLMTRMLVPPNCIRPSAVSDIRSGTNEDDLTLKLSEVLFINDVIVKHKQSGAKPQLLHEDWEYLQLHCALYINSDLSGVSRTMMPKKIARGCVQRLKGKHGRFRGNLSGKRVDFTARSVISPDPNLRIEEVGVPVRMAKILTYPQKVCPANIELMRKLVMNGPEIHPGANFVELQGSKLKKYLRFGNRPAIAKDLKIGDIVERHLSDGDIVLFNRQPSLHRLSIMCHRAKVLEHNTLRFNECVCTPYNADFDGDEMNLHLPQTEEARAEAALLMINKSNLVTPRNGDILIAATQDFITGAYLLTHKNTFLNQRDSSRLIGWLMSGDDINIDLTLPRPAILKPHKLWTGKQILSIIMRPSKKCLVKANLRCKGKSYTRDEEFCFKDSYVYIKNSELLAGTMDKATLGSGSKSNIFYVLLADWGSDVCCKVMWRLTRLTSYFLMLRGFSIGIGDVTPSDDLLQSKNELVINGNALCEENIRLRNSKELKCQPGCNMDETLEANILKQLSGIRDSVGKACLLELHFTNGPLVMALSGSKGSNINISQMIACVGQQALSGHRVPDGFESRSLPHFKRFSKTPEAKGFVENSFYSGLTPTEFFFHTMGGREGLVDTAVKTAETGYMQRRLVKSLEDLCVHYDNTVRNAFGDVIQFEFGGDSLDPTYTEGDGVPVDFKRVYFNVTANYPCTDECTLDSEEILKITEDVLLSENFQNVNTIFTEELRNFGKNLANNMAELRKKWLNLEVSKIQRITSTQLIKFYVTCLTKYMAAVIEPGTPVGAIAAQSIGEPGTQMTLKTFHFAGVASMNITQGVPRIKEIINSSKNISTPIITAYLENDKDKEFARIVKARIEQTTLTEVCSFIDVVLDSAECYLLIHIDMNRIKLLQLEVTIETIRDSILSTPRIGIKANQVNIDNESCVSISLPSKGTQSLNNWINIYSQNLQKVVIKGISAVSRAVIHEEDDNGEIRYKLLVEGDNLREVMATPGVIGKRCTSNNTFQVWNALGIEASRATIISEIDSVMGNHGISIDPRHPMLIADLMTSRGELLGITRFGLSKMKESVLNLASFEKTSDHLFDAAYYGQTDTINGVSESIIMGIPINLGTGFFKLIYKTKNKTIDFPKQTFVFDDPDLHEKGCYWQ